TAGTATGGAGTATGAAGTTAGGAGTGAAGAGTGATAGTGATAGTTTTATCCCTTATCACGAATCACGAATAGATAGAGATGAAGGGGGAGATAGAAGGTAGAAGGATGAAGGTAGAAAGGGGGGGGAGGTGAAGGGTGTTAGTGTTGGTATTGGTGCAAATTCCCAATTCCAAATTTCTAATTCCCAATTCCATTAAACTAAGGTTAAAATATGGTTGGATATATATATGATGAAATATTTACTATGCACGATACCGCAGAGCATATCGAGAACAAAAACAGAATTGTTGTCATAGACGAAATTTTAAAAGAGTTTGATTTAAAACGTTATAATGTAAAAAGAGCTACAAAAGAAGAACTTTATAAAATACATGAAAAACATTATGTAGATTGGGTAGAGAGTGCATACGATAATGGCTATAGGATAATTTTAAATGAAGACACGATTCTCTCTCCTATGAGTTACGAAGTAGCATTAACGGCCTCCGGTTCAACTAAACCTATAATCGACTCTTTTAAAAGAGGAGAAATAAAAAGAGCCTTTTTAAATATCCGCCCACCGGGACATCATGCCGAAAAAAGAACAGGGCAGGGTTTTTGTATATTTAACAATATTGCTTTAATGGCAAGATATGCTCAAAGTGTAGGCTATAAAAAAGTTATGATAATCGATTTTGACGTTCATCACGGGAACGGTACGCAAGATATATTTTATGAAGATGATACAGTGTTTTTCTTTAGCACCCATGAGAGAAACAACTACCCTTACTTTACTG
This Nitrosophilus labii DNA region includes the following protein-coding sequences:
- a CDS encoding histone deacetylase family protein; the encoded protein is MVGYIYDEIFTMHDTAEHIENKNRIVVIDEILKEFDLKRYNVKRATKEELYKIHEKHYVDWVESAYDNGYRIILNEDTILSPMSYEVALTASGSTKPIIDSFKRGEIKRAFLNIRPPGHHAEKRTGQGFCIFNNIALMARYAQSVGYKKVMIIDFDVHHGNGTQDIFYEDDTVFFFSTHERNNYPYFTGSEDEIGKGKGKGYNLNRPYDDYCDDETFLKLYDDLPKWFDFDIVLVSAGYDLMRDEFISTAQISFEGLRALIRKILDFAKDKPIAFLLEGGYNLDSLAKSAKITVKELIDY